The following are encoded in a window of Anopheles gambiae chromosome X, idAnoGambNW_F1_1, whole genome shotgun sequence genomic DNA:
- the LOC133391332 gene encoding uncharacterized protein K02A2.6-like yields CPKRPVPFNTIPLVDAELTRLQSLGILEPVDFSEWAAPIVAVRKPNGRVRICADYSTGLNEALEPNHYPLPTPEEIFAQLNGSTVFSIVDLSDAYLQLEVDDDSKKLLTINTHRGLFRFNRMAPGVKSAPGVFQRVVDGMIADIPGVRSFIDDVIVFGKDISSHATSLNLLFQRLKEYGFNVKAEKCHFFQSQLGYLGHIVDKQGIRPDPEKVKAIAALPPPTNVPELRSYLGAVNFYGRFVRNIHELRHPMDQLLKKDVKWQWTSACQQAFDQFKRTLQSNLLLMHYDPKLQIIVAADASSTGIGAVIFHQFPDGSMKAVQHNQRRNRLRWSMQ; encoded by the coding sequence TGTCCAAAGCGCCCAGTTCCTTTCAATACCATTCCATTGGTCGATGCTGAACTCACACGGTTACAATCATTGGGCATCCTCGAACCTGTCGATTTCTCCGAATGGGCTGCTCCCATCGTGGCAGTGCGCAAACCTAACGGTCGAGTGCGCATATGTGCAGACTACTCGACGGGGCTAAACGAGGCGTTGGAACCAAATCACTATCCGCTTCCGACGCCGGAGGAAATTTTCGCCCAACTCAACGGCAGCACCGTCTTCAGCATCGTCGATCTTTCCGATGCGTATCTGCAGCTTGAGGTGGATGACGACTCCAAGAAGCTGCTCACAATCAACACGCATCGAGGTTTGTTCCGGTTCAATCGCATGGCTCCCGGAGTGAAATCTGCGCCGGGCGTATTCCAACGTGTGGTGGATGGAATGATAGCAGATATACCTGGTGTCCGCTCTTTCATCGATGATGTCATCGTGTTTGGAAAGGACATCAGCTCACACGCAACGTCACTCAACCTACTCTTCCAGCGGCTCAAAGAGTATGGTTTCAACGTGAAGGCTGAGAAGTGTCATTTCTTTCAATCACAACTCGGCTATTTGGGGCACATTGTGGACAAACAAGGCATTCGTCCAGACCCCGAGAAAGTGAAGGCTATCGCTGCACTCCCACCGCCAACCAACGTTCCCGAGCTTCGATCGTACCTGGGTGCGGTCAACTTCTACGGTAGGTTCGTGCGCAACATTCACGAATTGCGGCATCCAATGGACCAGCTGTTGAAAAAGGACGTGAAATGGCAGTGGACATCGGCATGCCAACAGGCTTTCGACCAGTTCAAAAGGACGCTTCAATCAAACCTGCTGCTAATGCATTACGACCCTAAGCTTCAAATCATCGTGGCTGCGGATGCATCAAGCACAGGCATCGGGGCAGTCATCTTTCACCAGTTCCCTGATGGCAGCATGAAGGCAGTACAACACAACCAGAGAAGGAATCGCTTGCGTTGGTCTATGCAGTGA